From the Thermococcus sp. genome, the window ATGGGGATAGACCTCTTTGACTCAGCCAGCTACGCCCTCTACGCAAAGGACGACCGCTATCTAACACCCGAGGGGACGAAACGCCTGGAGGAGCTCGACTACTTCCCCTGTTCCTGTCCCGTTTGCAGCCGCTACACCCCGCAGGAACTCCATGAAATGCCGAAGGAGGAGCGGGCGAGGCTTTTAGCTCTCCACAACCTCTGGGTCATTCGCGAGGAGCTCAACCGTGTCAAGCAGGCGATAAAGGAGGGGACCCTCTGGGAGCTCGTCGATGAGAGGGCTCGCTCCCACCCGAAGATGTTCGCCGCCTACAAGAGGTTGCTGGAGTACAGGGAGTACCTTGAGAAGAACGAGCCCGTAACCAAGGCGAGCGCCTTCTTCAAGGTCAGCGAGGAAGCGATGAGCTGGCCGATCGTTCAGCGTGCTAAGGAGAGGGCCGAGCGCGTTAAGAGCAAGTTTTCCGAGACGGTAGAACACCCTATATTCGGCGAGATTCCGAAGTACCTCAGCCTGAGCTATCCATTCGCCCAGAGCGAAGGCGAGGAGGACTTCTCTATAACCAGGCCTGCCAGGAGGGAGGCGAGGAACTACATCATGGCCATAGCGGAGTACCAGTTCGGTGAAGGTGCGGGTGATGCCTTTAGAGACGCATTCGTCGAGCTCTCCAGGAAGACCGGCATGCCGCGGCAGATAAAGGCGAAGGGCAGGCACCTCGCGACCTTCAGGGCCGAAGACGGCCTCCTAACGCTCGGGATAGAGGGGGCAAAGAGGCTCCACAAGGTTCTGCCGTTCCCGAGGATGCGCGTGGTGGTCAACGAGGATGCCGAGCCCTTCGCGAAGCGCGGAAAGAACGTCTTTGCCAAGTTCGTGGTCGATGCCGACCCGGAGATAAGACCCTACGACGAGGTTCTGGTCGTGAACGAGAGGGACGAGCTGCTGGCTACCGGCCAGACCCTGCTCAACGGCGAGGAACTCAGGGTCTTCCAAAATGGCCTGGCCGTGAAGGTCAGGAGGGGCGTTGGGAAGTAGAAAATTTTATAACTCCCCTCCCTTCTCCTATTTCGGGCGGGCCCGTGGTCTAGATGGTTATGACGCCACCCTTACAAGGTGGAGGTCCGGGGTTCGAACCCCCGCGGGCCCACCATAAGAAACTTTGCCTTCGCAAAGTTTCATCAAAGTCCGTACGTGCTTTTCATGTGCTTTACTTCCGGTGGTTTCACACTCAAACTGACGTTTTTAGAGAGGGTTTTACTTTTAACAGCGCCCGGAGGGCGCAGGGAGAGAAACCCAGCAGATATCAGCCCCCTACCCCGGAAAGCCACTAAAAGCCTCCCCCATTACAAAGCACGTACGAACTGCTCCAAGGCGATTAAAGGGAGTCAGAACCATTTGGTCAAGCTTTGCGAAAGCAAAGGTTGCTGGGGGCTACCGCCCCCACACCCCCAGTAACTTTTGCTTGAGCGACGTTGGAGCTTTGCTCCAACGCACGGCCGGTAGTCCCGTTGAGTTTGATCGACTCTCCTTAACCAGCAAACTCATCAAGAACCACAAACTTTGATGGACTTTACACTGCAAAGCTTCCCGTACTCTCAAACCCCTTGGAGTGGCTCTTCCTTAACTCTGCCAGTGATGTTAAAAAGCCCGAAAACCTTTCATCTTTAGGTGGTGAGCATGAAGATACACTACGAGTGCTTTGCCTGTGCCGCCAACCAGTGTCAAAAAATCGTCGAGATGGGCACGGACGACTTAGGGCTTAGAAAGAGGGGCGTCATCGAGGCGGCAAAGTTCATGGCAAGGATAAACGAGGATTCAATCCCCGCTGTTTTCGGTAGCGAGGTTTTCCTAGGCGTTTACAGAGTCATAGGCAACGACGACCCGTTCAGGAAATACAAGGAGCTCTCAAACAGGCTCGCCGAAAAGATAGTCTCCGACCTTGTGGAGGAGGAGATAGACCTGAAGACTGCACTAAAGCTCGCCATAATCGGCAACGTGATAGACTTTGCCGTCGGATACTCCCCGGAGAGGATCGAGGAGGACGTTAAGGCGATGCTCGGCGAGGAGCTCTACGTTGACCACTCCGATGAGCTCTTCGATAGGCTGGGGAAAGCTAAGACCCTCCTCTACCTCACGGACAACTGCGGCGAGATTTACTTTGACAGGCTCTTCATAAGAAAGCTGAAAGATGCCTTCCCGCACATAGAAGTCTACGTTGCGGCTAAAGACGGCCCAATAATCAACGACGCAACGGTTAAAGACCTTGAGAGGGCTGGCTTCGGCGAATTCGCCAGAATAATCTCGACGGGGACAAGGATAGTCGGCGTTCCCCTCGATCGGGTCTCGGAGGAGTTTAAGGAAGTTTTCGAGAGGGTCGACGTGATAATAGCAAAGGGACAGGGCAACTTCGAGACTCTCAGTTTTCAGTTTAATGACATTCTAAAAAAGGAGATAAGATAACATTAACTATTCTGGGAGGATAACTTGGCAATGGCTATTGTGGATAATAGTATTCCAAAGAGTGTTAATACAAATGCTGTCCATGCTCCTAGTTTTAATGAAAGAGGGAATACTTGAGCAAATATCCCAATTGCTCCGGAACTTAATAATAAACCCACAGCAAACATTGTCAATAAAAGTTCTTCTCTATTGAACAATTTTGGTTGTAAATGCAAGAAGATATCATCTATATATGCCGTGACGATATTATCTCCCTTTATGATTATCTGAGCCAGATTGTATTTAGCACAAGTACGGATCTTAAGTAATATATTCTTTTCATCTGCAATGAGCCAGATTGGTATCTTGGATGGCATGATTATTATATTTGAAGTCGTGCTTTCTACTATTAGCTTACTGTCAGATTTTATGGTCGTGTTAGCATTCTCCCGTATATATATTTTCAGAATATACTCCTCTGAACAAGAAACTTTATACTCACTTTTGAGGGATATACGATCATGGATAGTAGGTTTGATGATTTGAGTCTCTTGGTTATGAGTAGATAATATCTCGAACCTATAGAATAAAACCTCTCTGAAATCGGGGTCATTGGAAAGTATGTCTACAAGCTGGTCCCATTGCTCTTCCAAGGGTTTCTCTTCAAGATTGGTACTAATAATA encodes:
- a CDS encoding tRNA-guanine transglycosylase, giving the protein MGIDLFDSASYALYAKDDRYLTPEGTKRLEELDYFPCSCPVCSRYTPQELHEMPKEERARLLALHNLWVIREELNRVKQAIKEGTLWELVDERARSHPKMFAAYKRLLEYREYLEKNEPVTKASAFFKVSEEAMSWPIVQRAKERAERVKSKFSETVEHPIFGEIPKYLSLSYPFAQSEGEEDFSITRPARREARNYIMAIAEYQFGEGAGDAFRDAFVELSRKTGMPRQIKAKGRHLATFRAEDGLLTLGIEGAKRLHKVLPFPRMRVVVNEDAEPFAKRGKNVFAKFVVDADPEIRPYDEVLVVNERDELLATGQTLLNGEELRVFQNGLAVKVRRGVGK
- a CDS encoding ARMT1-like domain-containing protein, translated to MKIHYECFACAANQCQKIVEMGTDDLGLRKRGVIEAAKFMARINEDSIPAVFGSEVFLGVYRVIGNDDPFRKYKELSNRLAEKIVSDLVEEEIDLKTALKLAIIGNVIDFAVGYSPERIEEDVKAMLGEELYVDHSDELFDRLGKAKTLLYLTDNCGEIYFDRLFIRKLKDAFPHIEVYVAAKDGPIINDATVKDLERAGFGEFARIISTGTRIVGVPLDRVSEEFKEVFERVDVIIAKGQGNFETLSFQFNDILKKEIR